One region of Chryseobacterium sp. C-71 genomic DNA includes:
- the ccoN gene encoding cytochrome-c oxidase, cbb3-type subunit I, with amino-acid sequence METQKFHYDNNIVRAFLYATIVFGIIGFILGLTAALMLFYPELPEFLFGTDDTTIQSLRSGNIQGLINSQGALGFGRIRMLHTSAVIFAFVCNSFFCGAYYSMQRLLKTRMYSDSLSWIHFWSWQIMIIAVVITFLMGINTSKEYAEHEWPIDILITFSWVIFGINMFGTIAKRRVRHLYVAIWFYIATWIAVAMLHIFNNLEVPLSFTSWKSYSAYAGVKDALVQWWYGHNAVAFVLTTPVLGLMYYFMPKAANRPVFSYKLSIIHFWSLIFVYLWAGPHHLQYTALPAWAQAVGTGFSIMLIAPSWGGMLNGLLTLRGAWDKVRENPILKFFVVAITCYGMATFEGPLLATKSLNKIGHYTDWVIGHVHLGALGWNGFMAFGVVYYLVPIMWRTEIWSKKLANLHFWLGTLGIIFYAVPMYIAGFTQGLMWKQFNPDGTLLWKNWLDTVTAIIPYFKLRFLGGLFYLSGAILMVMNVFKTIKAGSFQKEVPAEAPALANVGSARKEGEGVHLWLERTPHLLSILAFVAIAIGGLVEIVPTLTVKSNLPQISAVKPYTPLELEGRDLYIREGCNSCHSQMIRPFRDEVARFDGKNGQYSKAGEFVYDRPFLWGSKRTGPDLHREGDRNPDSWHFKHMYNPRITSAGSIMPRFPWLITNKLDRSQMVDKIKLMKNTFDIPYTKAEIDSADQWANNQSAAIVKRIYSEAADVKDQMEKEKTSKGNEFVPLEQREIIAMIAYLQRLGTDIKTTDIKTASVE; translated from the coding sequence ATGGAGACGCAAAAATTTCACTATGACAATAATATTGTCAGGGCATTCCTCTATGCCACTATCGTATTCGGAATTATTGGTTTTATTTTGGGATTGACGGCCGCTTTAATGCTGTTTTATCCGGAATTACCAGAATTTTTATTCGGAACTGACGATACAACCATCCAAAGTTTAAGAAGCGGAAACATTCAGGGACTGATTAATTCGCAGGGAGCTTTAGGCTTTGGAAGAATCAGAATGCTTCATACGAGCGCTGTTATTTTTGCTTTTGTGTGTAATTCTTTCTTTTGCGGTGCATATTACAGTATGCAGAGACTTTTGAAAACCAGAATGTACAGCGATTCGCTTTCATGGATTCATTTCTGGTCTTGGCAAATTATGATTATTGCCGTTGTGATTACATTTTTAATGGGAATCAACACTTCAAAAGAGTATGCTGAGCACGAATGGCCGATTGACATTTTGATCACATTCTCTTGGGTTATTTTCGGAATCAATATGTTTGGAACGATTGCCAAAAGAAGAGTGCGTCATTTATATGTAGCGATTTGGTTTTATATTGCAACATGGATCGCAGTTGCAATGCTTCACATATTCAACAACTTAGAAGTTCCATTATCATTCACAAGCTGGAAATCTTATTCCGCCTACGCAGGAGTAAAAGATGCTCTAGTACAATGGTGGTACGGTCATAATGCAGTGGCATTCGTATTAACAACACCAGTTTTAGGTTTAATGTATTACTTTATGCCAAAAGCTGCCAACAGACCTGTATTTTCTTACAAATTATCAATCATTCACTTTTGGTCATTGATCTTCGTTTATCTGTGGGCGGGACCTCACCATCTTCAATATACAGCTTTACCAGCATGGGCTCAGGCAGTGGGAACTGGTTTTTCAATCATGTTGATTGCTCCGTCATGGGGTGGAATGCTGAATGGACTATTGACTTTGAGAGGTGCCTGGGATAAAGTAAGAGAAAATCCTATTCTTAAATTTTTCGTAGTGGCAATTACGTGTTATGGAATGGCCACTTTCGAAGGACCGCTTTTAGCAACAAAATCTTTAAACAAAATCGGGCATTATACAGACTGGGTTATTGGGCATGTACATTTAGGAGCTTTAGGATGGAATGGTTTTATGGCATTCGGTGTGGTTTACTACTTGGTACCGATCATGTGGAGAACTGAAATTTGGTCTAAAAAACTTGCCAATTTGCACTTCTGGTTGGGAACATTAGGAATTATTTTCTACGCCGTACCAATGTATATCGCCGGATTTACACAAGGTCTGATGTGGAAACAATTCAATCCGGACGGAACTTTACTCTGGAAAAACTGGCTAGATACCGTTACAGCAATTATTCCTTATTTTAAATTAAGATTTTTAGGCGGATTATTTTATTTGAGTGGAGCGATTCTAATGGTTATGAATGTTTTTAAAACCATCAAAGCAGGTTCATTTCAAAAAGAAGTTCCGGCAGAAGCACCAGCTTTGGCCAATGTAGGAAGTGCAAGAAAAGAAGGCGAAGGCGTACATCTTTGGCTCGAAAGAACTCCTCACCTCCTATCCATATTAGCATTTGTTGCCATTGCAATCGGTGGATTGGTAGAAATCGTTCCAACACTTACGGTAAAGAGTAATTTACCTCAAATATCAGCGGTAAAACCTTACACTCCACTCGAATTGGAAGGCAGAGATTTATACATAAGAGAAGGCTGCAATTCTTGCCACTCTCAAATGATAAGACCATTCCGTGATGAAGTAGCAAGATTTGATGGTAAAAACGGACAGTATTCTAAAGCAGGAGAATTTGTTTACGACAGACCATTTTTGTGGGGATCAAAAAGAACCGGTCCGGATTTGCATCGTGAAGGCGACAGAAATCCTGATTCATGGCACTTCAAACACATGTACAACCCAAGAATTACATCAGCTGGCTCTATCATGCCGCGTTTCCCTTGGCTGATTACCAATAAGTTGGATCGTTCACAAATGGTTGACAAGATAAAATTGATGAAAAACACTTTTGACATTCCTTACACAAAAGCTGAAATCGATTCTGCAGATCAATGGGCAAACAATCAATCTGCAGCGATTGTCAAGCGAATTTATTCTGAAGCGGCTGATGTAAAAGATCAAATGGAAAAAGAAAAAACTTCCAAAGGAAATGAATTCGTTCCGCTTGAGCAGCGAGAAATTATCGCTATGATAGCGTATTTGCAAAGATTAGGAACAGACATCAAAACAACCGACATCAAAACGGCAAGCGTAGAATAA
- a CDS encoding cbb3-type cytochrome c oxidase N-terminal domain-containing protein, with protein sequence MKTRTPISIYIAVTLGFTFMAFEMFASDSGYFTSPFFWALLVIVVILLFIMNSIGDLVENENFNRLSEEEKKEYLTEKSTPYFQKLWNSAFKKQSQTEEKDLLIDHGFDGITELDNSLPKWWIGLFYFGIVFCVVYLIAFAFTDYAHPDAEYDKETKTMLASIAEYEKTAPQIDIETAKYNADNIAEGEQIFKTNCVSCHSDSGKGGIGPNLTDTYWINIKEKSLFKNVFWMLENGSPNNPTMRPFIKDGTITGRDAEKVAAYIYHINQEKSPITEALGGAAPQGKAANWE encoded by the coding sequence ATGAAAACGAGAACCCCAATATCAATATACATTGCAGTAACATTAGGATTTACCTTTATGGCATTCGAGATGTTTGCATCAGATTCCGGTTACTTTACTTCACCATTTTTCTGGGCATTGCTTGTGATCGTTGTCATTCTGCTTTTCATCATGAATTCGATTGGAGATTTAGTAGAAAACGAAAATTTCAACAGATTATCAGAGGAAGAGAAAAAGGAATATTTAACAGAAAAATCAACACCTTATTTTCAGAAACTTTGGAACTCTGCCTTCAAAAAACAATCTCAGACTGAGGAAAAAGATCTTCTTATCGACCACGGTTTCGACGGAATCACAGAACTTGATAATTCTTTACCCAAATGGTGGATTGGTCTCTTCTATTTCGGAATTGTCTTCTGCGTCGTCTACCTCATTGCATTTGCATTCACAGATTATGCTCATCCTGATGCCGAATATGACAAAGAAACCAAAACCATGCTTGCATCAATCGCAGAGTATGAAAAAACAGCACCGCAAATTGATATAGAAACCGCAAAATACAATGCAGATAACATTGCAGAAGGTGAACAGATTTTCAAAACCAATTGCGTATCGTGTCATTCAGATTCAGGGAAAGGCGGAATTGGTCCCAATCTAACCGATACCTATTGGATCAATATTAAAGAAAAAAGTCTTTTCAAAAATGTATTCTGGATGCTTGAAAATGGCTCGCCCAATAATCCTACCATGCGGCCATTCATCAAAGATGGTACTATTACAGGACGAGATGCAGAGAAAGTTGCAGCTTACATTTATCACATCAATCAGGAGAAATCACCAATTACTGAGGCTTTGGGTGGTGCAGCACCTCAAGGTAAAGCAGCCAATTGGGAGTAG